The proteins below come from a single Microtus ochrogaster isolate Prairie Vole_2 unplaced genomic scaffold, MicOch1.0 UNK2, whole genome shotgun sequence genomic window:
- the Commd6 gene encoding COMM domain-containing protein 6 isoform X1: MEESPFRERVLDAKSEVTCQLVDFQWKLGMAVSSDRCRSLKYPYVAVKLKVADPSGQVNTKSIEMTIPQFQNFYRQFKEIAAVIETV; this comes from the exons ATGGAGGAGTCTCCGTTCAGGGAACGGGTACTGGACGCCAAATCCGAG GTCACCTGCCAG CTTGTAGATTTTCAGTGGAAACTGGGCATGGCTGTGAGCTCTGACCGCTGCAGATCCCTCAAGTACCCGTATGTGGCAGTGAAGCTCAAAGTGGCAGATCCTTCTGGCCAAGTAAACACCAAGTCCATCGAAATGACAATCCCACAGTTTCAG AATTTCTACAGACAGTTCAAGGAAATTGCCGCTGTCATTGAAACTGTGTGA
- the Commd6 gene encoding COMM domain-containing protein 6 isoform X2, protein MAVSSDRCRSLKYPYVAVKLKVADPSGQVNTKSIEMTIPQFQNFYRQFKEIAAVIETV, encoded by the exons ATGGCTGTGAGCTCTGACCGCTGCAGATCCCTCAAGTACCCGTATGTGGCAGTGAAGCTCAAAGTGGCAGATCCTTCTGGCCAAGTAAACACCAAGTCCATCGAAATGACAATCCCACAGTTTCAG AATTTCTACAGACAGTTCAAGGAAATTGCCGCTGTCATTGAAACTGTGTGA